In Equus przewalskii isolate Varuska chromosome 15, EquPr2, whole genome shotgun sequence, a single genomic region encodes these proteins:
- the WNT5A gene encoding protein Wnt-5a isoform X2, whose protein sequence is MSSKFFLMALAIFFSFAQVVIEANSWWSLGMNNPVQMSEVYIIGAQPLCSQLAGLSQGQKKLCHLYQDHMQYIGEGAKTGIKECQYQFRHRRWNCSTVDNTSVFGRVMQIGSRETAFTYAVSAAGVVNAMSRACREGELSTCGCSRAARPKDLPRDWLWGGCGDNIDYGYRFAKEFVDARERERIHAKGSYESARILMNLHNNEAGRRTVYNLADVACKCHGVSGSCSLKTCWLQLADFRKVGDALKEKYDSAAAMRLNSRGKLVQVNSRFNSPTTQDLVYIDPSPDYCVRNESTGSLGTQGRLCNKTSEGMDGCELMCCGRGYDQFKTVQTERCHCKFHWCCYVKCKKCTEIVDQFVCK, encoded by the exons ATGTCTTCCAAGTTCTTCCTAATGGCTTTGGCCATATTTTTCTCCTTCGCCCAGGTTGTAATAGAAGCCAATTCTTGGTG GTCGCTAGGTATGAATAACCCTGTTCAGATGTCAGAAGTATATATCATAGGAGCACAGCCTCTCTGCAGCCAACTGGCAGGACTTTCTCAAGGACAGAAGAAACTATGCCACTTGTATCAGGACCACATGCAGTACATCGGAGAAGGTGCGAAGACAGGCATCAAAGAATGCCAGTATCAATTCCGACATCGGAGATGGAACTGCAGCACCGTGGATAACACCTCTGTTTTTGGCAGGGTTATGCAGATAG GCAGCCGCGAGACGGCCTTCACGTACGCGGTGAGCGCAGCGGGGGTGGTGAACGCCATGAGCCGCGCGTGCCGCGAGGGCGAGCTGTCCACCTGCGGCTGCAGCCGCGCCGCGCGCCCCAAGGACCTACCGCGGGACTGGCTGTGGGGCGGCTGCGGCGACAACATCGACTACGGCTACCGCTTCGCCAAGGAGTTCGTGGACGCGCGCGAGCGGGAGCGCATCCACGCCAAGGGCTCATACGAGAGCGCGCGCATCCTCATGAACCTGCACAACAACGAGGCCGGCCGCAGG ACGGTGTACAACCTGGCCGATGTGGCCTGCAAGTGCCACGGGGTGTCTGGCTCTTGTAGCCTCAAGACGTGCTGGCTGCAGCTGGCAGACTTCCGCAAGGTGGGCGATGCCCTGAAGGAGAAGTACGACAGCGCAGCGGCCATGCGGCTCAACAGCCGGGGCAAGCTGGTGCAGGTCAACAGCCGCTTCAACTCGCCCACCACGCAGGACCTGGTGTACATCGACCCCAGCCCCGACTACTGCGTGCGCAACGAGAGCACCGGCTCGCTCGGCACGCAGGGCCGCCTGTGCAACAAGACATCGGAGGGCATGGACGGCTGTGAGCTCATGTGCTGCGGCCGCGGCTACGACCAGTTCAAGACCGTGCAGACGGAGCGCTGCCACTGCAAGTTCCACTGGTGCTGCTACGTCAAGTGCAAGAAGTGCACGGAGATCGTGGACCAGTTTGTGTGCAAATAG
- the WNT5A gene encoding protein Wnt-5a isoform X1 has protein sequence MKKSIGILSPGVALGTAGSAMSSKFFLMALAIFFSFAQVVIEANSWWSLGMNNPVQMSEVYIIGAQPLCSQLAGLSQGQKKLCHLYQDHMQYIGEGAKTGIKECQYQFRHRRWNCSTVDNTSVFGRVMQIGSRETAFTYAVSAAGVVNAMSRACREGELSTCGCSRAARPKDLPRDWLWGGCGDNIDYGYRFAKEFVDARERERIHAKGSYESARILMNLHNNEAGRRTVYNLADVACKCHGVSGSCSLKTCWLQLADFRKVGDALKEKYDSAAAMRLNSRGKLVQVNSRFNSPTTQDLVYIDPSPDYCVRNESTGSLGTQGRLCNKTSEGMDGCELMCCGRGYDQFKTVQTERCHCKFHWCCYVKCKKCTEIVDQFVCK, from the exons ATGAAG aaGTCGATTGGAATATTAAGCCCAGGAGTTGCTTTGGGGACGGCTGGAAGTGCAATGTCTTCCAAGTTCTTCCTAATGGCTTTGGCCATATTTTTCTCCTTCGCCCAGGTTGTAATAGAAGCCAATTCTTGGTG GTCGCTAGGTATGAATAACCCTGTTCAGATGTCAGAAGTATATATCATAGGAGCACAGCCTCTCTGCAGCCAACTGGCAGGACTTTCTCAAGGACAGAAGAAACTATGCCACTTGTATCAGGACCACATGCAGTACATCGGAGAAGGTGCGAAGACAGGCATCAAAGAATGCCAGTATCAATTCCGACATCGGAGATGGAACTGCAGCACCGTGGATAACACCTCTGTTTTTGGCAGGGTTATGCAGATAG GCAGCCGCGAGACGGCCTTCACGTACGCGGTGAGCGCAGCGGGGGTGGTGAACGCCATGAGCCGCGCGTGCCGCGAGGGCGAGCTGTCCACCTGCGGCTGCAGCCGCGCCGCGCGCCCCAAGGACCTACCGCGGGACTGGCTGTGGGGCGGCTGCGGCGACAACATCGACTACGGCTACCGCTTCGCCAAGGAGTTCGTGGACGCGCGCGAGCGGGAGCGCATCCACGCCAAGGGCTCATACGAGAGCGCGCGCATCCTCATGAACCTGCACAACAACGAGGCCGGCCGCAGG ACGGTGTACAACCTGGCCGATGTGGCCTGCAAGTGCCACGGGGTGTCTGGCTCTTGTAGCCTCAAGACGTGCTGGCTGCAGCTGGCAGACTTCCGCAAGGTGGGCGATGCCCTGAAGGAGAAGTACGACAGCGCAGCGGCCATGCGGCTCAACAGCCGGGGCAAGCTGGTGCAGGTCAACAGCCGCTTCAACTCGCCCACCACGCAGGACCTGGTGTACATCGACCCCAGCCCCGACTACTGCGTGCGCAACGAGAGCACCGGCTCGCTCGGCACGCAGGGCCGCCTGTGCAACAAGACATCGGAGGGCATGGACGGCTGTGAGCTCATGTGCTGCGGCCGCGGCTACGACCAGTTCAAGACCGTGCAGACGGAGCGCTGCCACTGCAAGTTCCACTGGTGCTGCTACGTCAAGTGCAAGAAGTGCACGGAGATCGTGGACCAGTTTGTGTGCAAATAG